CAGGTGCGCTACATCACCCGGGCCCACGAACGCTACGAACAGCGCTCGCGGCTCTACGCGGCGGTAGTCGAGCTCTTGCGCAAGCGTAATATCCCGGTGGAAGCGGGAGGAGCATAGGGAGGGAGACCTGTGGCGAACGCAGAGTTCGACGAAGGCGATATTCTGAAGGTGGTCAAAGGATTCGCCGCCTACCTCCGCCAGCAGAAGAAGCAGTACCTTCCGTCATCGGCGCCCCTGAGTGCGGAGCAGGGAGAATCGATGGCCGGATTCTTCTGCTCTTCACTGCTCAAGAAGGTCAGGATCGTGGAGTTGCATGGAAAGCCCATGCCTGCTCTCCCCGAATCCCTGATAGCCTCGATCGCCAAGCCGGATCTTCCTCTTCCCGAGGTCGAGCATATGGATTCCCTCACCTACGGGGACCTCCTACTCTTCCGGGACACGGTTGCCGACAGGAGACTCTTCCACGCGCTGGTCCATGCGGCTCAATTCACGATGCTGGGGGTGGAACCCTACTTTGACCTCTACATCAAAGCGTTCCTGAAGAACCGAAGCTACCTGACCGTGCCTCTGGAAATGCACGCGTTTCAACTGGACACGAAGTATACAGCGGCGCCATCGACGGTCTTCAGCGTGGAAGATGACATCCGGCTCTGGTATGGCCAGGGACGCTACGGCCGGTTCTGACCAAGAAAAAAAGACGCCCTGACGGGCGTCGCTACGGTGAAGGGTTGAGGACCTACTTCGCACTCCCGGCCAGGGCCGGGGCTTCGGCGAAGGCGAACTCGGCGACCTTGGCCAGGGCAGCGGTGCCGCGGACCTCGTCGTCGAGCAGGGGAAGGATGGCGCGCACGTTGTCGAAATCGCGCCAGATCTCCTGCATGTAGCTATCCTGCATGGCGACGCGGTTCTTCACGAAGTCGGGCGAGTCGGCGCGCACCTGGTCTTTCTGGATCAGCATGTTGACGATGACTCCGCCGACCGGGATGCCGAAATCGTGGAACCAGTTGATGAAGCGCTTGATGACCGCGATGGGCAGCGCCTCGGGCAGAGTGACGAAGAAGAAGGCGGTCTGCTCCTTGTCGGTGAGCAGGTCGCGGGCATGGCTGATGCGGTCCTTGAATTTCAGCAGGTAATCCATGAGCGGGTCTTCCTGCTTCTTCTTGGTGAAGGAGAGCAGTTCGCGCAGGGTCTGGGCCTCCTCGCGCGACTTCATCATCTTGTTGACCCACAGTGAATACACCTTGCTCATGCCCAGCAGGCGGCGGGCATTGGCGGTGGGCGCGGTGTCGAAGACGTAGGCGTCATACTCGTTCTTGAACATGAGCTCGACCATGTTCTCGAACATCGCCGATTCCTCGAAGGCGGGGTTCATGGTGGCGCTCTCGACGAAAGCGTCGGCCTGGGTGGAGATCTCGGCGAACTTCAGGAACCAGCGGATCTTCTGCTTGATGTCCTGCTTGGAGCGCTCGATGGTCTCCTTGGTGTCGATCTCGTAGGCCCAGAGGTTAGGCACGCCGGTGACGTGGGTGGGCGCGCCGTACACGTTCTGGTCGAGCAGGCCGCTCAAGCTATGTACCGGGTTGGTGGAGGCCAGCAAGGTGCGCTTGCCCTGCTGGGCGAAGTGCAGGGCGGTGACCCCGGCCATGACCGTCTTGCCAACGCCGCCCTTGCCGCCGAAGAACGAGAACTTCAGCTTGGGATGTGCGGCGACGAATTCCGTGAGGTTCTGTTTGATCTCAGACATGGCTAGTGCCTCCCGTTCCCGTTGCCGTACATGATGCCGGCGAGTTTCTCGATCATGGCCAGGCCGGTGACGTCCCGCTCCAGTTCGGGGACGCGCCCGATGACCTGTTTGCCGAAGGTCTGGTCGATCTCATCCAGGTACTTGCCCTGCATCTTGACCCGGTTCTGGAGGTAGGCGGGCACCTGCTTCTGGAGGAGGTCGGTGGGCAGCACGCGGTTGACGACGTAGCCGGCGATAGGCACGTCGAACTTGGAGAAGAGCTGCGCCGCCTTCTCGGTATCGAGGATGATCATCTCTTCCGGCACTACGACGAAGAAGAACGCGGTCTTGGCTTTATCGGTGAGGATGCCGGAGGACTGGTTGATGCGGTTCTTGATGTAGGTCAGCTCGGTGAGGATGTGGTCCTCTTCGGTGACCTTCTGGCGCTTGATGCGGGCCACCATCTCCTCGTGCTCGCGCATCTCCTCGCGCAGCCTGGTGATGCGGTTGATCCACTCGTCGTAGACCTTGGCCATGGAGAGGTAGTAGAGGGCGTGGCCGAGCGGCACCAGGTCATAGATGTAGTAGTCGTAGTCGCCCCCGACCACGATGTCCACCACGGCGTCGAAGATCGCGGATTCCTCCATGGCGGGCTCGGCGGAGGCGGCCTGGATGTACTGCTCGATCTCGTCGGGCACCTGGTCCATGCCGTACATGTCGAGGATCTTCTTGCGGATCTGTCCCTGGTACTGGTGAATGTGGGAGTCGGCGTCGATCTCCTGGGCGAAGAGGTTATCCATGATCTTGACCGGCCCCTTGCCGAAGATGTCCCGCTGGAAGATGTCGCTGAGCGAGGCCTGGGGGTCGACGGAGAAGACCAGCACCTTGTGGCCCTGCTGCGCCAGCCAGAACGCGGTGGCGGCGGAGAAGGTGGTCTTCCCCAGGCCGCCTTTGCCGCCGAACATGATGTAGCGGCGGTCCTTATTTTGGTCGAACGATTCTCTCAATGACATGATGAGTCCTCTTGAGCCCGGTATGAAATGCGGTTCAGAACATGGCGTCGGCGACGTCTTTCTCGCGCAACATGCGGCGCTTCCAGGTGGCGATGTTGGGCACGACGTAGGGCAGCAGGCGCAATGAGTAGTAGGGCGGCAGGATGGGAACACCGATCAGGTCGCCCATGGTGATGAGGATGAAGAGATGCTCCATGCTGGCGCGGGTGCGCATGGCGTAACGGGACATGTCGTGCGCGCTCATGCCATAGGCGATCTCTTTGATCCTGGAGATGAAGCTCTGTTTTTCTTCGTCTGACATGGGTTCTCCTAAACACCGTGCAAATGGAACTCTTCCTTGTCCGAGAGGTCGCGCTCGCGCAGCACGCGGCGCTTCCAGCCGGCAATCTGGGGGACGACGTAGGGCAGCACGCGCAGCGAGTA
The sequence above is drawn from the Terriglobales bacterium genome and encodes:
- a CDS encoding TRC40/GET3/ArsA family transport-energizing ATPase — its product is MSLRESFDQNKDRRYIMFGGKGGLGKTTFSAATAFWLAQQGHKVLVFSVDPQASLSDIFQRDIFGKGPVKIMDNLFAQEIDADSHIHQYQGQIRKKILDMYGMDQVPDEIEQYIQAASAEPAMEESAIFDAVVDIVVGGDYDYYIYDLVPLGHALYYLSMAKVYDEWINRITRLREEMREHEEMVARIKRQKVTEEDHILTELTYIKNRINQSSGILTDKAKTAFFFVVVPEEMIILDTEKAAQLFSKFDVPIAGYVVNRVLPTDLLQKQVPAYLQNRVKMQGKYLDEIDQTFGKQVIGRVPELERDVTGLAMIEKLAGIMYGNGNGRH
- a CDS encoding ArsA family ATPase, translated to MSEIKQNLTEFVAAHPKLKFSFFGGKGGVGKTVMAGVTALHFAQQGKRTLLASTNPVHSLSGLLDQNVYGAPTHVTGVPNLWAYEIDTKETIERSKQDIKQKIRWFLKFAEISTQADAFVESATMNPAFEESAMFENMVELMFKNEYDAYVFDTAPTANARRLLGMSKVYSLWVNKMMKSREEAQTLRELLSFTKKKQEDPLMDYLLKFKDRISHARDLLTDKEQTAFFFVTLPEALPIAVIKRFINWFHDFGIPVGGVIVNMLIQKDQVRADSPDFVKNRVAMQDSYMQEIWRDFDNVRAILPLLDDEVRGTAALAKVAEFAFAEAPALAGSAK